From one Neovison vison isolate M4711 chromosome 1, ASM_NN_V1, whole genome shotgun sequence genomic stretch:
- the LOC122900277 gene encoding olfactory receptor 2B2 yields the protein MRQVNESVPREFLLLGFSDRPWLELPLFVVFLISYILTIFGNLAIILVSHLDPKLHTPMYFFLTNLSLLDLCYTTSTVPQMLVNIRSTRKVISYGGCVAQLFIFLALGSTECLLLAVMSFDRFVAICRPLHYSVIMHQRLCLQLAAASWFSGFGNSVLQSTWTLHMPLCGRREVDHFFCEVPALLKLSCADTTANEAELFFISVLFLLIPVILILISYAFIVQAVLRIQSAEGRRKVFGTCGSHLIVVSLFYGTAISMYLQPPSPSSKDRGKMVSLFYGIIAPMLNPLIYTLRNKDVKGAFKRLIVRVFLIKK from the coding sequence ATGAGGCAGGTGAATGAGAGCGTCCCACGGGAGTTCCTCCTCCTGGGTTTCTCAGATCGACCATGGCTGGAGCTCCCGCTCTTTGTGGTCTTCCTGATTTCCTACATCTTGACTATCTTTGGCAATTTGGCAATAATTCTTGTGTCTCATCTGGACCCCAAACTCCATACCCCCATGTACTTTTTTCTTACCAATCTGTCACTCCTGGACCTTTGCTATACCACAAGTACAGTTCCACAGATGCTGGTAAACATACGCAGCACCAGGAAGGTGATCAGTTACGGTGGCTGTGTGGCCCAGCTCTTCATTTTCCTGGCCTTGGGTTCCACCGAATGTCTTCTCTTGGCCGTCATGTCTTTCGATAGGTTTGTAGCTATTTGTCGGCCTCTGCATTACTCAGTTATCATGCACCAGAGGCTGTGCCTGCAGCTGGCAGCAGCATCCTGGTTCAGTGGCTTCGGCAACTCAGTGCTACAGTCCACCTGGACCCTTCACATGCCGCTTTGTGGCCGTCGAGAAGTGGATCACTTCTTCTGTGAGGTCCCTGCCCTGCTCAAGTTGTCCTGTGCAGACACTACAGCCAACGAGGCGGAACTGTTCTTTATCAGCGTGCTATTTCTCTTAATACCCGTGATACTCATCCTTATATCATATGCTTTCATTGTCCAAGCAGTGTTGAGGATCCAGTCGGCCGAAGGCCGGCGAAAGGTCTTTGGCACGTGTGGCTCCCATCTGATTGTGGTGTCACTGTTTTATGGCACCGCAATCTCCATGTACCTACAACCGCCATCCCCCAGCTCCAAGGACCGGGGGAAGATGGTGTCCCTCTTCTATGGGATCATCGCACCCATGCTGAATCCCCTTATATACACACTTAGGAATAAAGATGTAAAGGGAGCATTTAAGAGGTTGATTGTGAGGGTCTTCTTAATCAAGAAATAG